The following coding sequences are from one Dehalobacter sp. window:
- a CDS encoding glycosyltransferase, which produces MSSEINPEYLMSTSTFRHNTPVNCIAIIHHRVNYLTIGSIITITKKYVDKVYVILDNYDERIYGITNPLGAEVINAGKTNYATVLNRIKAENDAPVIITLYGDGTHDPGKISELLKNIEEGYDIVIGSSNIDYNSRANEIIMFLNNKKPKNYQKGFIACTYNYFDGLNFDALKIDHGKDFTEAVITHSKNNGKKIKNLYFDEKNFGIFNMYKIGIVVPSYNEELLIGETIRGIPNYVDKIFIIDDCSKDKTPKIIEEMTDPRIVNIRHEVNKGVGAAIVTGYKRALEDEMDIVAIMAGDNQMDPDQLPRLLIPIIEGKADYTKGNRLISKDFRKGMSKWRSFGNFILTMLTKIASGYWGVTDPQNGYTAISRQALEALDLDAIYTYYGYCNDMLVKLNTYGMRTIDIPMPSRYGREKSKIKYSRYIRKVSPMLFRGFLWRLKTKYILLDFNPLVLFYAASMLMVPFGIIFSAYIVIEKILHQPVSQNFPLLAAFITLMGLQFLMFAMLFDMQADKSKTQL; this is translated from the coding sequence ATGAGTTCGGAAATAAATCCTGAATATTTAATGAGTACTAGCACGTTCAGGCATAATACGCCAGTCAATTGTATCGCAATAATCCACCACAGGGTGAACTACCTTACAATTGGCAGCATTATCACGATAACTAAAAAATACGTTGATAAGGTCTATGTAATACTCGATAATTACGATGAGCGAATTTATGGGATAACTAATCCACTCGGAGCGGAAGTAATCAATGCAGGCAAGACCAACTATGCCACGGTACTAAACCGGATCAAGGCAGAGAACGATGCCCCCGTTATAATAACGCTTTATGGAGATGGCACGCATGATCCCGGGAAAATTTCTGAGCTCTTGAAAAACATCGAAGAAGGCTACGACATTGTTATTGGCTCATCCAATATCGACTACAATTCAAGGGCTAATGAGATCATTATGTTCCTTAATAATAAGAAGCCTAAGAACTACCAGAAAGGCTTCATCGCATGTACATACAACTATTTCGATGGGCTGAACTTCGATGCGCTGAAGATAGACCATGGCAAGGATTTTACTGAAGCGGTAATAACACATTCCAAGAATAATGGTAAAAAAATTAAAAACCTGTATTTTGATGAGAAGAACTTCGGTATCTTTAACATGTATAAGATAGGGATAGTCGTGCCTTCTTATAACGAAGAGCTTCTTATTGGAGAAACAATCAGAGGCATTCCCAATTACGTGGATAAAATTTTCATAATCGATGATTGTAGCAAGGACAAGACTCCAAAAATCATAGAAGAGATGACCGATCCCAGGATCGTTAACATCAGGCACGAAGTAAACAAGGGAGTAGGTGCGGCCATAGTTACGGGTTATAAGCGGGCACTGGAAGATGAGATGGATATCGTCGCCATCATGGCGGGCGATAACCAGATGGATCCGGACCAGTTGCCCAGGCTTTTAATCCCGATCATCGAGGGCAAAGCAGACTACACAAAAGGCAACCGGCTCATCAGCAAAGACTTCCGCAAAGGCATGAGCAAATGGAGGTCCTTCGGCAATTTCATCCTGACTATGCTGACCAAGATCGCCAGCGGCTACTGGGGCGTCACAGACCCACAAAACGGTTACACGGCGATCTCCAGGCAGGCCCTCGAAGCCCTGGACCTCGACGCAATTTATACGTACTACGGCTATTGCAACGACATGCTTGTAAAGCTGAACACGTATGGCATGAGAACCATCGACATACCCATGCCATCAAGGTACGGGCGGGAAAAGTCCAAGATCAAGTACAGCAGGTATATCCGAAAAGTCTCTCCGATGCTGTTCAGGGGGTTTCTCTGGAGGCTCAAGACCAAGTACATATTGCTGGATTTTAACCCGCTGGTATTATTCTACGCGGCAAGCATGCTAATGGTGCCTTTCGGGATCATATTCAGCGCTTACATAGTAATTGAGAAAATTCTGCATCAGCCGGTATCTCAGAACTTCCCGCTGCTGGCAGCGTTCATAACACTGA